In Halobaculum rubrum, the following are encoded in one genomic region:
- a CDS encoding ABC transporter permease: MTDADGGGSDGPDHSRLSRAGLFDALDRLVAASATERLLISGSALLLSVAIGFLLILAAGRMTTCSSAAYSLLGVGFCYDPFVVYDSLFLGAFGDFLANPLNGQFATTVSETTVLVFTGIAVAVAFKAGVFNIGGQGQLVFGALASSLVVYSLSGAVSGVVGTLVLVPLGLAVGAFVGGIWGAIPGALKAYADANEVITTIMLNFVATSFALYLASGPFKAPDSFANQTRTLPEYALFPQPLFPGRTDASLLALALAIVVAIGIAYLLRGTSFGYDVRTSGIQPEAAEYGGVDAARTVVTSMALSGALAGIGGAVYVLTIAGNFQTGVPDYGFDGITVSILAGNNPVGAIAAALLFGVLKSGSIVVDVGTDVPPQLVGVLRGLIVLFVAMPEFFRMIGQRVDVRDRFGGSRDAVATDGGEEA; the protein is encoded by the coding sequence ATGACTGACGCCGACGGGGGTGGATCGGACGGCCCGGACCACTCCCGACTCTCCCGTGCGGGGCTGTTCGACGCGCTCGATCGGCTCGTCGCCGCGAGCGCGACCGAGCGGCTGCTCATCTCGGGGTCGGCGCTGCTGTTGTCGGTAGCGATCGGCTTCCTCCTCATCCTCGCTGCGGGACGGATGACTACCTGTTCGTCGGCGGCGTACTCGCTGTTGGGCGTCGGCTTCTGTTACGACCCGTTCGTCGTGTACGACAGCCTCTTTCTCGGCGCGTTCGGCGACTTCCTCGCGAACCCGCTCAACGGACAGTTCGCCACGACGGTTTCGGAGACGACCGTGCTCGTGTTCACCGGGATCGCCGTCGCCGTGGCGTTCAAAGCCGGCGTGTTCAACATCGGCGGGCAGGGGCAGCTCGTGTTCGGTGCGCTCGCGAGCTCGCTCGTCGTGTACTCGCTCTCGGGCGCCGTGTCCGGCGTCGTGGGCACCCTCGTCCTCGTTCCGCTGGGGCTCGCGGTCGGCGCGTTCGTCGGCGGGATCTGGGGCGCCATCCCGGGCGCGCTGAAGGCGTACGCCGACGCCAACGAGGTGATCACGACGATCATGCTCAACTTCGTCGCCACCTCCTTCGCGCTGTATCTCGCCTCGGGGCCGTTCAAGGCCCCCGACAGCTTCGCCAACCAGACGCGGACGCTCCCCGAGTACGCGCTGTTCCCGCAGCCGCTGTTCCCCGGGCGCACCGACGCCTCGCTGCTCGCGCTCGCGCTGGCGATCGTCGTGGCCATCGGGATCGCGTACCTGCTGCGCGGCACGTCGTTCGGCTACGACGTGCGCACGAGCGGCATCCAGCCCGAGGCCGCAGAGTACGGCGGCGTCGACGCCGCGCGCACCGTCGTCACCTCGATGGCGCTGTCGGGCGCGCTCGCCGGCATCGGCGGCGCGGTGTACGTCCTGACGATCGCGGGCAACTTCCAGACCGGCGTGCCGGACTACGGCTTCGACGGCATCACCGTCTCCATCCTCGCCGGCAACAACCCGGTCGGCGCGATCGCGGCGGCGCTGCTGTTCGGCGTGCTGAAGTCCGGCTCCATCGTCGTCGACGTGGGGACGGACGTGCCGCCGCAGCTGGTCGGGGTCCTCCGGGGACTCATCGTCCTGTTCGTGGCGATGCCGGAGTTCTTCCGGATGATCGGCCAGCGCGTCGACGTGCGCGACCGGTTCGGCGGGAGTCGCGACGCCGTCGCGACCGACGGGGGTGAGGAGGCGTGA
- a CDS encoding ABC transporter permease: protein MSVAAAVDRLGTRARIAAATVVVGVLAAVGLALAGHADVLLAVLGLLFQKSTLAAALRLSVPIAFAALGGIFAEKSGVINIGLEGLLIVSAFGGVYVTSTTGSVWLGLLGGVLASSLLALLFAIVCIEFRADQIIAGLAIWLIALGIAPFASTVVFGSTNASAGATFPGIDQLLANSGIPVVSTTVVAGLEALAGIPVVGALFEASPMVYLMFLAVGASWWTLNRTSFGRWVRASGENPRALDTAGVDVSRVRYAAVILSGVLAGVGGAALSLSLGQFVGNGPTMVNGKGFIAIVTYLLGNYNPIGAMLSTLLFAGLDALQLSLQGQNVLAIPRPLVRTIPYVSVIVVLALFGRTRLPEAAGEHYESGEE, encoded by the coding sequence GTGAGCGTCGCCGCCGCCGTCGACAGGCTCGGGACCCGTGCACGGATCGCGGCGGCGACCGTGGTCGTCGGGGTGCTCGCGGCCGTCGGACTCGCGCTCGCCGGCCACGCCGACGTGTTGCTCGCCGTCCTCGGACTGCTGTTCCAGAAGTCGACGCTCGCGGCCGCCCTGCGGCTGTCGGTGCCCATCGCCTTCGCGGCGCTGGGGGGTATCTTCGCCGAGAAGTCCGGCGTCATCAACATCGGACTGGAGGGGCTGCTCATCGTCTCGGCGTTCGGCGGGGTGTACGTCACCTCGACCACCGGCTCGGTGTGGCTCGGCCTCCTCGGGGGCGTGCTCGCCTCGTCGCTGTTGGCGCTGCTGTTCGCGATCGTCTGTATCGAGTTCCGCGCCGACCAGATCATCGCGGGACTGGCGATCTGGCTCATCGCGCTGGGGATCGCCCCGTTCGCCTCCACGGTCGTGTTCGGGTCGACGAACGCGAGCGCGGGCGCGACGTTCCCCGGGATCGATCAACTCCTCGCGAACAGCGGGATCCCGGTCGTCTCGACGACGGTCGTCGCGGGGCTGGAGGCGCTCGCGGGGATCCCCGTCGTCGGCGCGCTGTTCGAGGCGTCGCCGATGGTGTATCTGATGTTCCTCGCCGTCGGCGCGTCGTGGTGGACCCTCAACCGCACTTCCTTCGGGCGCTGGGTTCGCGCCTCCGGCGAGAACCCGCGGGCGCTCGACACGGCCGGCGTCGATGTGTCCCGGGTGCGCTACGCGGCGGTGATCCTCTCGGGCGTGCTCGCGGGCGTCGGCGGCGCGGCGCTGTCGCTGTCGCTCGGGCAGTTCGTCGGCAACGGCCCGACGATGGTCAACGGGAAGGGGTTCATCGCCATCGTGACGTACCTGCTGGGCAACTACAACCCGATCGGCGCGATGCTGTCGACGCTGCTGTTCGCGGGACTCGACGCGCTCCAGCTGTCACTGCAGGGACAGAACGTGCTCGCGATCCCGCGGCCGCTCGTGCGGACCATCCCGTACGTGTCGGTCATCGTCGTGCTCGCGCTGTTCGGCCGGACGCGGCTGCCGGAGGCGGCCGGGGAGCACTACGAGTCCGGCGAGGAGTAG
- a CDS encoding geranylgeranyl reductase family protein, producing MTTHEPDIVVVGAGTAGCYAAATAADAGLDVVIVERKDEEEAGHIACGDALKGADEFPESIPKSELDSAFTNTGVDHGRFEIPSHDTVLEIPIPGELAVIDRWEYGRNVIAGAERRGVEFHYDTVVQDVTQTDDGRVTGVRAKRKGDVVEYDAEVTIDAAGALSILQDKADLADATFDTNVSFSQFCSAYREVVEVPEPVDYDDALVFKPTKRAAGYLWYFPRTDTEINAGLGFQMNEEPMKLVDDLKQDLRNRPEFEGAEVTDKLGAALPTRRPYDSAVAPGFIAAGDAAGHVNPTTGGGIAGAAYAGKYAAEQAVEAIDAGDVSEEALWHYNERVMGHFGSRYAALDVYNILSTAVDVDELMGLLASLPGESLAEALYSGSASVKPRLVAEVIKDSYGHWGQIWEFYKTKRVADDLMDHYGRYPTRPSAFEPWRDERDRLMEQVYDVTGADPKY from the coding sequence ATGACCACCCACGAGCCCGACATCGTCGTGGTCGGCGCGGGGACGGCGGGCTGTTACGCCGCCGCCACGGCCGCCGATGCGGGCCTCGACGTCGTCATCGTCGAGCGAAAAGACGAGGAGGAGGCGGGCCACATCGCCTGCGGCGACGCGCTCAAGGGCGCCGACGAGTTCCCCGAGTCCATCCCGAAGTCCGAGCTCGACTCGGCGTTCACCAACACCGGCGTGGACCACGGGCGCTTCGAGATCCCGAGTCACGACACGGTGTTGGAGATCCCGATCCCCGGCGAACTCGCGGTCATCGACCGCTGGGAGTACGGCCGGAACGTCATCGCGGGCGCCGAGCGGCGCGGGGTCGAGTTCCACTACGACACCGTCGTTCAGGACGTAACCCAGACGGACGACGGCCGGGTGACGGGCGTCCGTGCGAAACGGAAGGGCGACGTCGTCGAGTACGACGCCGAGGTGACCATCGACGCCGCGGGCGCGCTGTCGATCCTCCAGGACAAGGCCGACCTCGCGGACGCGACGTTCGACACGAACGTCTCGTTCTCGCAGTTCTGCTCGGCGTACCGCGAGGTCGTCGAGGTGCCCGAGCCGGTCGACTACGACGACGCGCTCGTGTTCAAGCCGACGAAGCGCGCGGCGGGGTACCTCTGGTACTTCCCGCGGACGGACACCGAGATCAACGCCGGCCTCGGCTTCCAGATGAACGAGGAGCCGATGAAGCTCGTCGACGACCTGAAGCAGGACCTCCGGAACCGTCCGGAGTTCGAGGGCGCGGAGGTAACCGACAAACTCGGCGCGGCCCTGCCCACCCGCCGGCCGTACGACTCGGCGGTCGCGCCGGGCTTCATCGCCGCCGGCGACGCCGCGGGCCACGTCAACCCCACCACCGGCGGCGGCATCGCCGGCGCCGCGTACGCCGGGAAGTACGCCGCCGAGCAGGCGGTCGAGGCCATCGACGCCGGCGACGTGAGCGAGGAGGCGCTGTGGCACTACAACGAGCGCGTGATGGGCCACTTCGGCTCCCGCTACGCCGCCCTCGACGTGTACAACATCCTCTCGACGGCCGTCGACGTGGACGAGCTGATGGGCCTGCTCGCGTCGCTGCCGGGCGAGAGCCTCGCGGAGGCGCTGTACTCCGGCAGCGCGTCGGTGAAGCCGCGGCTCGTCGCCGAGGTGATCAAGGACAGCTACGGCCACTGGGGCCAGATCTGGGAGTTCTACAAGACGAAGCGCGTCGCCGACGACCTGATGGACCACTACGGCCGCTACCCGACGCGACCCTCGGCGTTCGAGCCGTGGCGCGACGAGCGCGACCGGCTGATGGAGCAGGTGTACGACGTGACCGGCGCGGACCCGAAGTACTAA
- a CDS encoding amidohydrolase has translation MSQTVAHDDLSAFRRDLHRHPEPAWCEFYTTARIVDELESRDLTAVHYGPEILGGERMNVPDDDELAEWFERAREAGAREDVLAEIEGGYTGAVAVLERGEGPVVGVRVDIDALPILESEDGGHVPAEEGFRSENEGHMHACGHDAHATFGLGLIDEILASDFAGTLKVFFQPGEEQIVGGQPMAESDLIDDVEYFLAAHVGLDHPTGEVICGIDGFLAVSHFLAEFEGEPSHAGGHPEQGRNTVQAAAAAIQNLYGIPRHADGPTRVNAGIVGGGTATNIIPEECFVEGEVRGGTTELMEYMDGKAHRVIESAADMHEVDVDVETLGRAPSATSDEELAAPIAEIAGDIDGVTNVIERDELGGSEDATYMMQTVQDNGGYATYVGIGTSHPGGHHTSTFDVEEESLDIGVDFLTAAVLEIADRRP, from the coding sequence ATGAGCCAGACAGTCGCTCACGACGACCTGTCGGCGTTCCGCCGCGACCTCCACCGTCACCCGGAGCCGGCGTGGTGCGAGTTCTACACCACCGCTCGGATCGTCGACGAACTCGAGTCCCGGGATCTCACCGCGGTCCACTACGGACCCGAGATCCTCGGGGGCGAGCGGATGAACGTCCCCGACGACGACGAGCTCGCCGAGTGGTTCGAGCGCGCTCGCGAGGCCGGCGCGCGCGAGGACGTGCTCGCCGAGATCGAGGGGGGCTACACCGGCGCCGTCGCCGTGCTCGAACGCGGTGAGGGACCGGTCGTCGGCGTCCGCGTCGACATCGACGCGCTCCCGATCCTCGAGTCCGAGGACGGCGGTCACGTGCCCGCCGAGGAGGGATTCCGCTCGGAGAACGAGGGGCACATGCACGCGTGCGGCCACGACGCCCACGCGACCTTCGGGCTCGGGCTGATCGACGAGATCCTCGCCTCGGACTTCGCGGGCACGCTGAAGGTGTTCTTCCAGCCCGGCGAAGAGCAGATCGTCGGGGGACAGCCGATGGCCGAGTCCGATCTGATCGACGACGTGGAGTACTTCCTGGCGGCCCACGTGGGCCTCGACCACCCGACCGGCGAGGTGATCTGCGGCATCGACGGCTTCCTCGCCGTCTCGCACTTCCTCGCGGAGTTCGAGGGCGAACCGTCCCACGCCGGCGGCCACCCCGAACAGGGGCGAAACACGGTGCAGGCCGCGGCCGCGGCCATCCAGAACCTCTACGGGATCCCCCGCCACGCCGACGGCCCGACCCGGGTGAACGCCGGCATCGTCGGCGGCGGCACCGCGACGAACATCATCCCCGAGGAGTGCTTCGTCGAGGGCGAAGTGCGCGGCGGCACGACCGAGCTGATGGAGTACATGGACGGGAAGGCCCACCGCGTCATCGAGTCGGCCGCCGACATGCACGAGGTCGACGTGGACGTCGAGACGCTCGGACGCGCTCCCTCCGCGACCAGCGACGAGGAGTTGGCGGCGCCGATCGCCGAGATCGCCGGCGATATCGACGGCGTGACGAACGTGATCGAGCGCGACGAACTGGGGGGCAGCGAGGACGCGACGTACATGATGCAGACCGTACAGGACAACGGCGGCTACGCGACGTACGTCGGGATCGGCACCAGTCACCCCGGCGGTCACCACACGAGCACGTTCGACGTGGAGGAAGAGTCGCTCGACATCGGCGTCGACTTCCTCACGGCCGCGGTATTGGAGATCGCCGATAGACGGCCCTGA
- a CDS encoding universal stress protein, translating into MYDDILVPTDGSPAADAAVEHAVTLADRFDATLHALYVVDATAYSAIEAGTDIVAEALETEGEDAVSRISEAADDAELPVIESVTSGTAYRSILEYADDNDIDMIVMGTHGRRGLDRYLLGSVTERVVRSANQPVLTVRQQSDDADEE; encoded by the coding sequence ATGTACGACGACATCCTAGTTCCGACCGACGGGAGCCCGGCGGCCGACGCGGCCGTCGAGCACGCGGTGACGCTCGCCGACCGCTTCGACGCGACGCTGCACGCGCTGTACGTCGTCGACGCGACCGCGTACTCGGCAATCGAGGCCGGGACCGACATCGTCGCCGAGGCGCTCGAAACCGAGGGCGAGGACGCGGTCTCCCGGATCTCGGAGGCGGCCGACGACGCCGAGCTCCCCGTGATCGAGTCGGTGACCTCGGGGACGGCCTACCGCTCGATCCTCGAGTACGCCGACGACAACGACATCGACATGATCGTGATGGGTACCCACGGACGCCGCGGGCTCGACCGCTACCTCCTCGGGTCGGTGACCGAGCGCGTCGTTCGCTCGGCGAACCAGCCCGTACTCACGGTCCGGCAGCAGTCGGACGACGCCGACGAGGAGTGA